Proteins from one Neodiprion fabricii isolate iyNeoFabr1 chromosome 5, iyNeoFabr1.1, whole genome shotgun sequence genomic window:
- the LOC124183607 gene encoding uncharacterized protein LOC124183607 isoform X1 has product MRTDSTIMALQQLTQALQALSKSVSNFHVGAVSTDDFKPIEEKIEDIRQILRKQKAHWILVNTKHNAHSVTEGNQDVGNGFEDLHQAVGDLRIANSMVNVCLQSCTINDIVLKDKSPPEIKKQVKECLSRLFILSDKLISLNVSMTEALNEELNLKKECQESLLEHSQFLQTQKALRNARLQDANPEILRNKKKLETRLTKINIMKRLMTNMIATASEMLSQQPFLFEMMLKHRDIINIETIIEMARENASTDSLSHAS; this is encoded by the exons ATGCGAACAGACTCTACAATCATGGCACTCCAACAATTGACCCAGGCTTTGCAAGCCTTATCTAAATCTGTTTCCAATTTTCACGTCGGTGCAGTTTCAACCGACGATTTTAAGccaatcgaagaaaaaatagagGATATACGACAGATATTACGAAAACAAAAGGCTCATTGGATATTGGTGAATACTAAACACAACGCAC ATTCTGTTACAGAGGGGAACCAAGATGTTGGCAATGGGTTTGAAGATTTACATCAGGCAGTAGGGGATCTGAGAATAGCTAATTCCATGGTTAACGTGTGTCTTCAAAGTTGTACCATTAACGATATTGTGCTTAAAGACAAATCACCACCTGAAATCAAGAA GCAAGTAAAGGAGTGCCTGTCGAGGCTGTTCATACTCTCGGATAAATTGATATCCTTGAACGTTTCAATGACCGAAGCATTGAACGAGGAattaaatctgaaaaaagaaTGCCAAGAGTCCTTATTGGAACATAgccaatttttacaaactcaaAAGGCTCTTCGAAATGCAAGACTTCAAGATGCAAACCCTGAAATATTGAG GAACAAAAAGAAGTTGGAAACGagattaacaaaaataaatataatgaaacgGCTAATGACCAACATGATTGCCACAGCTAGTGAAATGCTGAGCCAGCAAccatttttgtttgaaatgatGCTTAAGCACAGAGACATTATcaatattgaaacaattattgaaATGGCACGTGAGAATGCCTCAACAGATTCTTTGTCACATGCTTCATAA
- the LOC124183607 gene encoding uncharacterized protein LOC124183607 isoform X2 codes for MRTDSTIMALQQLTQALQALSKSVSNFHVGAVSTDDFKPIEEKIEDIRQILRKQKAHWILVNTKHNAQGNQDVGNGFEDLHQAVGDLRIANSMVNVCLQSCTINDIVLKDKSPPEIKKQVKECLSRLFILSDKLISLNVSMTEALNEELNLKKECQESLLEHSQFLQTQKALRNARLQDANPEILRNKKKLETRLTKINIMKRLMTNMIATASEMLSQQPFLFEMMLKHRDIINIETIIEMARENASTDSLSHAS; via the exons ATGCGAACAGACTCTACAATCATGGCACTCCAACAATTGACCCAGGCTTTGCAAGCCTTATCTAAATCTGTTTCCAATTTTCACGTCGGTGCAGTTTCAACCGACGATTTTAAGccaatcgaagaaaaaatagagGATATACGACAGATATTACGAAAACAAAAGGCTCATTGGATATTGGTGAATACTAAACACAACGCAC AGGGGAACCAAGATGTTGGCAATGGGTTTGAAGATTTACATCAGGCAGTAGGGGATCTGAGAATAGCTAATTCCATGGTTAACGTGTGTCTTCAAAGTTGTACCATTAACGATATTGTGCTTAAAGACAAATCACCACCTGAAATCAAGAA GCAAGTAAAGGAGTGCCTGTCGAGGCTGTTCATACTCTCGGATAAATTGATATCCTTGAACGTTTCAATGACCGAAGCATTGAACGAGGAattaaatctgaaaaaagaaTGCCAAGAGTCCTTATTGGAACATAgccaatttttacaaactcaaAAGGCTCTTCGAAATGCAAGACTTCAAGATGCAAACCCTGAAATATTGAG GAACAAAAAGAAGTTGGAAACGagattaacaaaaataaatataatgaaacgGCTAATGACCAACATGATTGCCACAGCTAGTGAAATGCTGAGCCAGCAAccatttttgtttgaaatgatGCTTAAGCACAGAGACATTATcaatattgaaacaattattgaaATGGCACGTGAGAATGCCTCAACAGATTCTTTGTCACATGCTTCATAA
- the LOC124183607 gene encoding uncharacterized protein LOC124183607 isoform X4 codes for MRTDSTIMALQQLTQALQALSKSVSNFHVGAVSTDDFKPIEEKIEDIRQILRKQKAHWILVNTKHNAHSVTEGNQDVGNGFEDLHQAVGDLRIANSMVNVCLQSCTINDIVLKDKSPPEIKKQVKECLSRLFILSDKLISLNVSMTEALNEELNLKKECQESLLEHSQFLQTQKALRNARLQDANPEILRFVNGERYVSNEPRYQTLKTSMNNSMEQKEVGNEINKNKYNETANDQHDCHS; via the exons ATGCGAACAGACTCTACAATCATGGCACTCCAACAATTGACCCAGGCTTTGCAAGCCTTATCTAAATCTGTTTCCAATTTTCACGTCGGTGCAGTTTCAACCGACGATTTTAAGccaatcgaagaaaaaatagagGATATACGACAGATATTACGAAAACAAAAGGCTCATTGGATATTGGTGAATACTAAACACAACGCAC ATTCTGTTACAGAGGGGAACCAAGATGTTGGCAATGGGTTTGAAGATTTACATCAGGCAGTAGGGGATCTGAGAATAGCTAATTCCATGGTTAACGTGTGTCTTCAAAGTTGTACCATTAACGATATTGTGCTTAAAGACAAATCACCACCTGAAATCAAGAA GCAAGTAAAGGAGTGCCTGTCGAGGCTGTTCATACTCTCGGATAAATTGATATCCTTGAACGTTTCAATGACCGAAGCATTGAACGAGGAattaaatctgaaaaaagaaTGCCAAGAGTCCTTATTGGAACATAgccaatttttacaaactcaaAAGGCTCTTCGAAATGCAAGACTTCAAGATGCAAACCCTGAAATATTGAGGTTCGTAAACGGTGAACGTTACGTGAGTAACGAGCCACGATATCAAACTCTAAAAACTTCCATGAATAATTCAATG GAACAAAAAGAAGTTGGAAACGagattaacaaaaataaatataatgaaacgGCTAATGACCAACATGATTGCCACAGCTAG
- the LOC124183607 gene encoding uncharacterized protein LOC124183607 isoform X3: MALQQLTQALQALSKSVSNFHVGAVSTDDFKPIEEKIEDIRQILRKQKAHWILVNTKHNAHSVTEGNQDVGNGFEDLHQAVGDLRIANSMVNVCLQSCTINDIVLKDKSPPEIKKQVKECLSRLFILSDKLISLNVSMTEALNEELNLKKECQESLLEHSQFLQTQKALRNARLQDANPEILRNKKKLETRLTKINIMKRLMTNMIATASEMLSQQPFLFEMMLKHRDIINIETIIEMARENASTDSLSHAS, encoded by the exons ATGGCACTCCAACAATTGACCCAGGCTTTGCAAGCCTTATCTAAATCTGTTTCCAATTTTCACGTCGGTGCAGTTTCAACCGACGATTTTAAGccaatcgaagaaaaaatagagGATATACGACAGATATTACGAAAACAAAAGGCTCATTGGATATTGGTGAATACTAAACACAACGCAC ATTCTGTTACAGAGGGGAACCAAGATGTTGGCAATGGGTTTGAAGATTTACATCAGGCAGTAGGGGATCTGAGAATAGCTAATTCCATGGTTAACGTGTGTCTTCAAAGTTGTACCATTAACGATATTGTGCTTAAAGACAAATCACCACCTGAAATCAAGAA GCAAGTAAAGGAGTGCCTGTCGAGGCTGTTCATACTCTCGGATAAATTGATATCCTTGAACGTTTCAATGACCGAAGCATTGAACGAGGAattaaatctgaaaaaagaaTGCCAAGAGTCCTTATTGGAACATAgccaatttttacaaactcaaAAGGCTCTTCGAAATGCAAGACTTCAAGATGCAAACCCTGAAATATTGAG GAACAAAAAGAAGTTGGAAACGagattaacaaaaataaatataatgaaacgGCTAATGACCAACATGATTGCCACAGCTAGTGAAATGCTGAGCCAGCAAccatttttgtttgaaatgatGCTTAAGCACAGAGACATTATcaatattgaaacaattattgaaATGGCACGTGAGAATGCCTCAACAGATTCTTTGTCACATGCTTCATAA